The following are encoded together in the Chloroflexota bacterium genome:
- the ilvN gene encoding acetolactate synthase small subunit, translating to MNGTSRSHTLVAMVADHPGVLTRVASMFRRRGFNIASLAVGNCEEPGYSRMTIEVRGTDDEVKQFEKQLYKLVEVITVRDLTDVSAVQTETALVRVRVSPEDRPGLADIASIFHGEIVDVGRDSMIVQITGVSETIDRFLDVIAEYGIDELTRTGIVAMARGTKTSRNGSARG from the coding sequence ATGAACGGAACCAGCCGCAGCCACACGCTCGTGGCCATGGTGGCCGACCATCCAGGTGTCCTCACCCGCGTGGCCAGCATGTTCCGCCGGCGCGGATTCAACATCGCCAGCCTGGCCGTCGGGAATTGCGAAGAGCCGGGCTATTCCCGCATGACCATCGAGGTCCGAGGCACGGACGACGAGGTCAAGCAGTTTGAGAAGCAGCTCTACAAGCTGGTGGAGGTCATCACGGTCCGCGATCTCACCGACGTGTCCGCCGTGCAGACGGAGACGGCGCTGGTGCGCGTGCGCGTGTCGCCGGAGGACCGACCCGGCCTGGCCGACATTGCCAGCATCTTCCACGGCGAGATCGTGGACGTTGGCCGAGACAGCATGATTGTCCAGATCACGGGAGTTTCCGAGACAATCGACCGATTCCTGGACGTAATCGCCGAATACGGCATCGACGAGTTGACGCGCACCGGCATCGTCGCTATGGCGCGCGGGACCAAGACCTCGCGGAATGGGAGCGCACGTGGATAG